The Cellulophaga sp. RHA19 genome includes the window GATTAAAAAACAACAGGTATGGCAGGTATGTACTTCACAGAAGAGCATCAATTATTTAGAGAAAGTTTAAAAGAATTTTTAAAAAAAGAAGTTGTTCCTAACATAGATAAGTGGGAAGAGTCTGGTACTATAGATCGTTCTATTTGGAAAAAATTTGGAGATATGGGCTATTTTGGCTTGGCGTCACCAGAAGAGTACGGAGGGTTAGACTTAGATCTTTTTTATACGATTATTTTTTTAGAAGAATTACAAAAGATTAACTCTGGAGGATTTGCCGCTGCAATGTGGGCACACGCGTACTTGGCAATGACACACGTTAATAAAGAAGGGGATAATGCTATTAAGGATAACTATTTAACGGCGAGTATTGCTGGTGAAAAAATAGGATGTTTATGTGTTTCTGAGCCTTTTGGAGGTAGTGATGTTGCTGGTATGAGGACTACTGCAGAAAAAAAAGGTGATACCTATATTTTAAACGGTTCTAAAACTTTTATTACTAACGGGGTTTACGCAGACTATATGGTTGTTGCGGCTAAAACAAGTCCTGAATTAGGTAATAAGGGTATTAGTATTTTTATGGTGGATAAAGAAACAGCAGGTGTATCTGCATCTAAGTTAAATAAACTTGGATGGAGAGCGTCTGATACCGCAGAAATAGCTTTTGACAATGTAACCATACCTGCATCTAATTTAATGGGAGAAGAAGGAAAAGGCTTTTCGTATATTATGCAGCACTTTGCCTTAGAGAGGTTAATAATGGGAGTTAATGCGCATGCAAGAGCAGAATTTGCTTTGGATTATGCACGTCAATACATGTCAGAGCGTACTACATTTGGTAAAACAATAGATAAATACCAGGCGCTTCGTCATACATACTCAGATTTATATGCAGATATGGAGATTTGTAGAGAGTATAACTATTCTGT containing:
- a CDS encoding acyl-CoA dehydrogenase family protein, whose amino-acid sequence is MAGMYFTEEHQLFRESLKEFLKKEVVPNIDKWEESGTIDRSIWKKFGDMGYFGLASPEEYGGLDLDLFYTIIFLEELQKINSGGFAAAMWAHAYLAMTHVNKEGDNAIKDNYLTASIAGEKIGCLCVSEPFGGSDVAGMRTTAEKKGDTYILNGSKTFITNGVYADYMVVAAKTSPELGNKGISIFMVDKETAGVSASKLNKLGWRASDTAEIAFDNVTIPASNLMGEEGKGFSYIMQHFALERLIMGVNAHARAEFALDYARQYMSERTTFGKTIDKYQALRHTYSDLYADMEICREYNYSVAYRLNKGEYVVKEATISKLKSTKMADEVIYGCLQFLGGYGYMEDYPMARMLRDSRLGPIGGGTSEILREIIAKMVIDKKEYKPATK